One segment of Megachile rotundata isolate GNS110a chromosome 6, iyMegRotu1, whole genome shotgun sequence DNA contains the following:
- the LOC100883312 gene encoding bleomycin hydrolase isoform X2 — MDASGVLSPEILNQFYTKFYEDNRNTLAQNVSTRTNPHEACISRRILQESQHVFTHKIATEVKPVTNQKNSGRCWIFSALNIIRIPFMKQYNLDEFEFSQAYLFFWDKLERCNYFLHNIVKTAKQNEPVDGRLVSFLLNDPVTDGGQWDMIVNLINRHGVIPKVCFPESYSSESSSRMNTILKSKLREYSKVLRDLISSGATNEKIEAQILEQMTVIYRILGICLGIPSKTITWEYYDKSKNYNCIGPITPIDFYEKYVKPYYNVDDKVCLVTDPRPSNPFGKLYTIDCLGNVVGGRPTLYNNQPPELLMKLCAESIKQNEPVWFGCDVNKRLITKQGILDMKSYDFEHMFGTDIQVNLAKADRLLYGDSMMMHAMALTAVSIDNDGKIKKFRVENSWGDDHGQKGYLILTAEWFSEFVFEAVVDKKIVPADVLNVFKQDPITLPAWDPMGTLAH; from the exons ATGGATGCTT CAGGTGTTTTGTCACCAGAAATCTTAAATCAGTTCTACACAAAATTTTATGAAGACAATCGTAATACTCTGGCACAAAATGTATCTACAAGGACCAATCCTCATGAAGCTTGCATTTCAAGAAGAATTTTGCAAGAATCGCAACATGTTTTCACTCATAAGATTGCAACAGAAGTGAAACCTGTAACAAATCAAAAAAATTCAGGACGATGTTGGATATTTTCAGCTTTGAACATTATAAGAATTCCCTTTATGAAGCAATACAATTTAGATGAATTTGAATTTAGTCAAGCTTATTTATTCTTTTGGGATAag CTTGAACGatgcaattattttttacataatatTGTAAAAACAGCTAAACAAAATGAGCCAGTGGATGGTCGTTTGGTTTCATTCTTGCTAAATGATCCTGTCACAGATGGTGGACAATGGGATATGATTGTCAATCTTATAAATAGACATGGTGTTATTCCGAAAGTTTGTTTCCCAGAATCATATAGTAGTGAATCTAGTTCACGTatgaatacaattttaaaaagtaaaCTGAGAGAGTATTCTAAAGTCTTAAGAGATTTAATATCTAGTGGTGCAACGAATGAGAAAATAGAAGCACAAATTTTGGAACAGATGACAGTGATTTATCGAATACTTGGTATATGTCTAGGAATACCATCAAAAACAATCACATGGGAATATTATGATAAGTCTAAAAATTACAATTGCATTGGGCCTATAACACCAATAGACTTTTATGAGAAATACGTGAAACCATACTATAATGTAGATGATAAAGTATGTCTAGTAACAGACCCAAGACCATCAAATCCATTTGGAAAACTTTATACAATAGATTGTTTAGGAAATGTTGTAGGTGGAAGACCTACATTGTATAACAATCAACCACCTGAATTACTAATGAAGTTGTGCGCAGAAAGTATAAAACAAAATGAACCTGTATGGTTTGGATGTGACGTGAACAAGAGGTTAATAACTAAACAGGGTATATTAGACATGAAATCTTATGACTTTGAACACATGTTTGGAACTGATATTCAAGTTAACCTTGCAAAAGCAGACCGATTACTTTATGGAGATTCTATGATGATGCATGCCATGGCACTCACAGCTGTTTCTATTGAT AATGAtggtaaaattaagaaattcagagTAGAAAATTCTTGGGGTGATGATCATGGACAAAAAGGATATTTGATACTAACAGCTGAATGGTTTTCTGAATTTGTTTTTGAAGCAGTTGTTGATAAAAAAATAGTACCAGCGGATGTTTTAAATGTATTCAAACAGGATCCTATTACCTTACCTGCATGGGATCCTATGGGTACTCTTGCTCACTAA
- the LOC100883312 gene encoding bleomycin hydrolase isoform X1 codes for MDASAGVLSPEILNQFYTKFYEDNRNTLAQNVSTRTNPHEACISRRILQESQHVFTHKIATEVKPVTNQKNSGRCWIFSALNIIRIPFMKQYNLDEFEFSQAYLFFWDKLERCNYFLHNIVKTAKQNEPVDGRLVSFLLNDPVTDGGQWDMIVNLINRHGVIPKVCFPESYSSESSSRMNTILKSKLREYSKVLRDLISSGATNEKIEAQILEQMTVIYRILGICLGIPSKTITWEYYDKSKNYNCIGPITPIDFYEKYVKPYYNVDDKVCLVTDPRPSNPFGKLYTIDCLGNVVGGRPTLYNNQPPELLMKLCAESIKQNEPVWFGCDVNKRLITKQGILDMKSYDFEHMFGTDIQVNLAKADRLLYGDSMMMHAMALTAVSIDNDGKIKKFRVENSWGDDHGQKGYLILTAEWFSEFVFEAVVDKKIVPADVLNVFKQDPITLPAWDPMGTLAH; via the exons ATGGATGCTT cagCAGGTGTTTTGTCACCAGAAATCTTAAATCAGTTCTACACAAAATTTTATGAAGACAATCGTAATACTCTGGCACAAAATGTATCTACAAGGACCAATCCTCATGAAGCTTGCATTTCAAGAAGAATTTTGCAAGAATCGCAACATGTTTTCACTCATAAGATTGCAACAGAAGTGAAACCTGTAACAAATCAAAAAAATTCAGGACGATGTTGGATATTTTCAGCTTTGAACATTATAAGAATTCCCTTTATGAAGCAATACAATTTAGATGAATTTGAATTTAGTCAAGCTTATTTATTCTTTTGGGATAag CTTGAACGatgcaattattttttacataatatTGTAAAAACAGCTAAACAAAATGAGCCAGTGGATGGTCGTTTGGTTTCATTCTTGCTAAATGATCCTGTCACAGATGGTGGACAATGGGATATGATTGTCAATCTTATAAATAGACATGGTGTTATTCCGAAAGTTTGTTTCCCAGAATCATATAGTAGTGAATCTAGTTCACGTatgaatacaattttaaaaagtaaaCTGAGAGAGTATTCTAAAGTCTTAAGAGATTTAATATCTAGTGGTGCAACGAATGAGAAAATAGAAGCACAAATTTTGGAACAGATGACAGTGATTTATCGAATACTTGGTATATGTCTAGGAATACCATCAAAAACAATCACATGGGAATATTATGATAAGTCTAAAAATTACAATTGCATTGGGCCTATAACACCAATAGACTTTTATGAGAAATACGTGAAACCATACTATAATGTAGATGATAAAGTATGTCTAGTAACAGACCCAAGACCATCAAATCCATTTGGAAAACTTTATACAATAGATTGTTTAGGAAATGTTGTAGGTGGAAGACCTACATTGTATAACAATCAACCACCTGAATTACTAATGAAGTTGTGCGCAGAAAGTATAAAACAAAATGAACCTGTATGGTTTGGATGTGACGTGAACAAGAGGTTAATAACTAAACAGGGTATATTAGACATGAAATCTTATGACTTTGAACACATGTTTGGAACTGATATTCAAGTTAACCTTGCAAAAGCAGACCGATTACTTTATGGAGATTCTATGATGATGCATGCCATGGCACTCACAGCTGTTTCTATTGAT AATGAtggtaaaattaagaaattcagagTAGAAAATTCTTGGGGTGATGATCATGGACAAAAAGGATATTTGATACTAACAGCTGAATGGTTTTCTGAATTTGTTTTTGAAGCAGTTGTTGATAAAAAAATAGTACCAGCGGATGTTTTAAATGTATTCAAACAGGATCCTATTACCTTACCTGCATGGGATCCTATGGGTACTCTTGCTCACTAA
- the LOC100883423 gene encoding uncharacterized protein LOC100883423 translates to MDNSIKLVVHRGNSIFDSIIITPYSVIKYEQKVRNDNSTDQTNVNINKYNESNKICFSKKGYNAYFASAYVVTLMISQTYRRVALKKLLEYLMYQLQDKTSTVVILMKLRTPKKQFLDYNWNNRIIQMVLERREVEHAMSWLSTLGGAFSALGEEFQYCAEMAGKISMKQFKLALRLEDPLLVARCKLYAALSLIQRGKLKLPKSIIKNVYQFSLSQNDIRLQKMCQGIWAKLKYCYKIKKERHKVLRY, encoded by the exons atggaTAATTCAATAAAGTTAGTTGTACATAGGGGCAATTCGATTTTTGATAGCATTATTATTACACCTTATTCTGTGATTAAATATGAACAGAAAGTTAGAAATGATAATAGCACTGATCAaacaaatgttaatataaacaaatataacgAAAGCAATAAAATTTGCTTTAGCAAAAAGGGATATAATGCCTATTTTGCATCAGCGTATGTTGTAACATTAATGATATCACAAACATATCGTAGAGTTGCgcttaaaaaattgttagaatATTTAATGTACCAATTACAAGATAAAACAAGCACAGTggtgattttaatgaaactacgTACACCAAAGAAACAATTCTTAGATTATAACTG GAATAATAGGATTATACAAATGGTATTGGAAAGAAGGGAAGTAGAGCATGCTATGTCTTGGTTGTCTACTTTAGGTGGAGCATTTTCTGCTTTAGGAGAAGAATTTCAATATTGT GCTGAAATGGCTGGAAAAATTTCTATGAAGCAGTTCAAATTAGCACTTCGTCTTGAAGATCCTCTTTTGGTTGCACGTTGTAAACTATATGCTGCCTTAAGTTTAATTCAGCGTGGtaaattaaaattaccaaaaagCATAATAAAGAATGTTTATCAATTTTCACTTAGTCAAAATGATATTCGGCTACAAAAGATGTGTCAAGGTATATGGGCTAAACTTAAATActgttataaaattaagaaagaaCGACATAAAGTTCTTCGATATTAG